One genomic region from Streptomyces sp. NBC_00582 encodes:
- a CDS encoding aldehyde dehydrogenase family protein codes for MGTGGGSVSGTLRVVNPANGELITSVPAVSAAEVAVAAERAHRVFESRIWSGTSPRERAEVLLRLAGLMERDAELLARLDSEDAGKPITECRTGDVPGAIESVRWFAEAADKVFGRVAPTGHDSLGLVSREPVGVAAAILPWNYPLAMAAWKVGPALAAGNSLLLKPAEATPRSALHLAALAAEAGLPDGVLTVLPGHGPVTGTALARDPWVRALSFTGSTATGRRILADAADTNFKRVSLEMGGKSPQVLLPDALHYGDELIENMVEAAFLTMGQNCTAGSRVLVHRAIADEVLARFTAAAKALVVGDPARPDTQMGPLISRTAFTRVADAVDAARAAGARIHTAGLPHGLPPHGAYYPPTVITGAPDGSEVLTRELFGPVVTVQTFTTEEEAVRLANATEYGLAASVWTRDLDAAFRLSRGIQAGVVSVNAYSEGDLTTPFGGWKQSGFGGAEKSTSAFEQWTSPKTVWIRTR; via the coding sequence CTGGGAACTGGTGGAGGAAGCGTGAGCGGCACCCTGCGCGTCGTCAACCCGGCGAACGGCGAGCTGATCACCAGCGTACCGGCCGTGAGCGCCGCCGAGGTCGCGGTCGCCGCCGAGCGGGCGCACCGGGTCTTCGAGAGCCGCATCTGGTCCGGCACATCCCCACGGGAGCGGGCCGAGGTGCTGCTGCGCCTGGCCGGTCTCATGGAACGGGACGCCGAACTCCTGGCCCGGCTGGACAGCGAGGACGCCGGCAAGCCGATCACCGAGTGCCGTACCGGCGACGTGCCCGGGGCGATCGAGTCGGTCCGCTGGTTCGCGGAGGCGGCCGACAAGGTCTTCGGGCGCGTCGCGCCCACCGGGCACGACAGCCTGGGGCTGGTCAGCCGAGAACCCGTCGGAGTGGCCGCCGCGATCCTGCCCTGGAACTACCCGCTGGCCATGGCCGCCTGGAAGGTCGGCCCCGCCCTCGCCGCGGGCAACAGCCTGCTGCTCAAGCCGGCCGAGGCGACACCGCGTTCCGCCCTGCACCTGGCCGCCCTGGCGGCGGAGGCGGGCCTCCCGGACGGCGTACTCACGGTGCTGCCCGGCCACGGCCCAGTCACCGGCACGGCCCTCGCCCGCGACCCGTGGGTGCGCGCCCTGTCGTTCACCGGCTCCACCGCCACCGGACGCCGGATCCTGGCCGACGCGGCGGACACCAACTTCAAGCGGGTCTCCCTGGAGATGGGCGGCAAGAGCCCCCAGGTCCTGCTGCCGGACGCGCTCCACTACGGCGACGAGCTGATCGAGAACATGGTCGAGGCCGCCTTTCTGACCATGGGGCAGAACTGCACGGCGGGTTCCCGCGTTCTGGTGCACCGGGCCATCGCCGACGAGGTCCTCGCCCGGTTCACCGCGGCCGCGAAGGCACTGGTGGTCGGGGACCCGGCCAGGCCCGACACACAGATGGGGCCGCTGATCAGCCGTACGGCCTTCACAAGGGTGGCCGACGCGGTGGACGCGGCCCGGGCCGCGGGGGCCCGGATCCACACCGCCGGTCTGCCGCACGGTCTGCCGCCGCACGGCGCCTACTACCCGCCCACCGTGATCACCGGAGCTCCCGACGGGAGCGAGGTCCTCACCCGGGAACTGTTCGGCCCGGTCGTCACCGTGCAGACCTTCACCACCGAGGAGGAGGCGGTACGGCTGGCGAACGCCACCGAGTACGGCCTCGCCGCCTCGGTCTGGACCCGCGACCTCGACGCGGCGTTCCGGCTCTCGCGCGGCATCCAGGCGGGCGTGGTCTCGGTCAACGCCTACAGCGAGGGCGACCTCACCACACCCTTCGGAGGCTGGAAGCAGTCCGGCTTCGGCGGCGCGGAGAAGTCCACGAGCGCGTTCGAGCAGTGGACCAGTCCCAAGACCGTCTGGATCCGTACGCGCTGA
- a CDS encoding AraC family transcriptional regulator has translation MPRPRVPDETPGTSRSTSATIPPNILRYLALVADEYGVDLRPELTRLGLDQSVMRSAALRVSYRQGSAVIRRAVELTGDAHLGLRVGAAQHLTAWGLLGFAQLAAETLRDAVETGVRFQNLSGAMVVWSADVEEAGYVLRAELPDPALDPAVAVFLVEEGLASVVTLTRLSAGVEFAPRSVEFAFPPPPDADPFTALFRCPVRFGAAENRMVFPLAWARRPMPGRDPVTYAATLELLEEAMASRRDQQDLLEVLEISIAQSLPDVPSFVEQARRHASSERTLRRRLAECGTTYEAVVDGVRRERVEQLLRRSELTMRDIARQAGFSDVRALRRAVRRWHGVAPHQLRAPAGRPDD, from the coding sequence ATGCCCCGCCCCCGTGTCCCGGACGAGACTCCGGGCACAAGCCGCAGCACCTCGGCCACGATCCCCCCGAACATCCTGCGTTACCTCGCTCTGGTCGCGGACGAGTACGGCGTCGACCTCCGGCCGGAACTGACGCGTCTGGGGCTGGACCAGTCCGTGATGCGCTCAGCGGCTCTGCGGGTCTCCTACCGGCAGGGCAGTGCCGTCATCCGGCGTGCCGTGGAGCTCACGGGTGACGCGCACCTGGGCCTGCGCGTGGGTGCGGCGCAGCACCTGACCGCGTGGGGGCTGCTCGGCTTCGCGCAGTTGGCCGCCGAGACCCTGCGGGACGCCGTCGAGACGGGTGTGCGCTTTCAGAACCTCTCCGGGGCCATGGTGGTCTGGTCGGCCGATGTGGAGGAGGCCGGCTATGTGCTGCGCGCCGAGTTGCCCGATCCCGCGCTCGATCCGGCGGTCGCGGTCTTCCTGGTGGAGGAGGGGCTTGCCAGCGTGGTCACCCTGACCCGGCTGAGCGCGGGCGTGGAGTTCGCCCCGCGCAGCGTCGAGTTCGCCTTTCCCCCGCCGCCCGACGCGGACCCGTTCACCGCGCTGTTCCGGTGCCCGGTGCGGTTCGGCGCGGCCGAGAACCGCATGGTGTTCCCCCTGGCCTGGGCCCGCCGGCCGATGCCGGGCCGGGATCCCGTCACGTACGCCGCCACTCTGGAGCTGCTGGAGGAGGCGATGGCGTCTCGCCGTGACCAGCAGGACCTGCTGGAGGTGCTGGAGATCTCGATCGCGCAGAGCCTGCCCGACGTGCCCTCGTTCGTCGAGCAGGCCCGTCGACACGCCTCCAGCGAGCGCACGCTGCGCCGCCGGCTGGCCGAGTGCGGTACGACGTACGAGGCTGTCGTCGACGGTGTACGACGCGAGCGGGTCGAACAGCTGCTGCGGCGATCGGAGTTGACGATGCGTGACATCGCCCGGCAGGCGGGTTTCTCCGACGTGCGGGCGCTCAGGCGGGCGGTGCGACGCTGGCACGGCGTGGCGCCCCACCAGCTGCGTGCGCCGGCGGGGCGCCCTGACGACTGA
- a CDS encoding effector-associated constant component EACC1, whose protein sequence is MTSVTSHQLRIRTDRGPDELRSLYDWLRHEDALRGRVRPEDGPVAQGEMGGALDALVVAIGPGGVGAAAVGALVGALATWFPHRRSDLKITVTNESGRTVEVDGKRVDVPVLVDVVERLLAADGGADGDGEGSPE, encoded by the coding sequence GTGACATCGGTGACATCCCATCAGTTGCGCATCCGTACCGACCGTGGGCCCGACGAACTGAGATCGCTCTACGACTGGCTGCGCCACGAGGACGCGTTGCGCGGGCGGGTGCGCCCCGAAGACGGTCCGGTGGCACAGGGCGAGATGGGCGGGGCGCTGGACGCCCTGGTCGTCGCCATCGGCCCCGGTGGCGTGGGCGCGGCCGCGGTCGGCGCCCTGGTCGGAGCCCTGGCCACCTGGTTTCCCCACCGCCGTTCCGACCTGAAGATCACGGTCACCAACGAGAGCGGCCGCACCGTCGAGGTGGACGGCAAGCGCGTCGACGTCCCCGTGCTGGTCGACGTCGTCGAGCGGCTCCTCGCGGCGGACGGCGGGGCCGACGGAGACGGAGAGGGATCGCCGGAGTGA